One genomic window of Magnolia sinica isolate HGM2019 chromosome 3, MsV1, whole genome shotgun sequence includes the following:
- the LOC131238887 gene encoding uncharacterized protein LOC131238887, producing the protein MRDSVTGQEPGPVDFYKVTHCRQATGSWVHPRASKIWEEMDTLRSQPTPDGTQRSEPEILSQVLGTCSGYVRGFGHGAKLMALARTASSRSIVVGDSAIHRTDTAEREVQ; encoded by the exons atg cgagattccgtcactggccaggagcccggaccagtagacttctacaaagtaactcactgtcggcaggcgacgggatcttgggtacatcctagagccagcaagatttgg gaggagatggacaccttacgcagtcagcccactcctgatggtactcagcggagtgagccagagatcctgagtcaggtgcttggcacctgttctggatatgtgcgtgggtttggccatggtgccaagctcatggcactcGCTAGAACTGCCTCCAGTCGATCCATCGTCGTTGGTGACAGTGCCATACATCGAACTGATActgcagagagagaggttcaatAG